A portion of the Rhodanobacter sp. AS-Z3 genome contains these proteins:
- the arfB gene encoding alternative ribosome rescue aminoacyl-tRNA hydrolase ArfB, with protein sequence MLIISRNISLPESELVERFLRADGPGGQHVNRTESAVELRFDVTNSPSLPDEIRARLLERRDRRLTADGVLVIQGRRFREQVRNRDDVRERLVELIRGVLIPPKKRVATRPTRASKERRLVGKQQRGQIKQARSRKPDLE encoded by the coding sequence ATGCTGATCATCAGTCGCAACATCTCCCTGCCCGAGTCCGAACTGGTCGAGCGCTTCCTGCGCGCCGACGGTCCGGGCGGACAACATGTGAACCGCACCGAGAGCGCGGTGGAACTGCGTTTTGACGTTACCAATTCGCCATCGTTGCCGGACGAGATCCGCGCGCGTCTGCTGGAACGCCGTGATCGCCGTCTGACGGCCGATGGCGTGCTGGTGATTCAGGGGCGCCGCTTCCGCGAACAGGTACGCAACCGTGACGACGTGCGCGAACGACTGGTCGAACTCATTCGCGGCGTGCTGATTCCGCCGAAGAAACGTGTTGCCACTCGGCCCACCCGTGCATCGAAGGAACGTCGCCTGGTCGGCAAGCAGCAACGCGGTCAAATCAAACAAGCCCGCTCACGCAAGCCGGATCTCGAATGA
- a CDS encoding GGDEF domain-containing protein: protein MASSLPESQPSAAVMLGQAEAAWPGKPAQFQVLVAKLHLHEKQLTAQQRWHLQLLDTWPPTFDGKYASVEAALVDIIDHSGDKALAVRAQAALLRGKFFSRHYVEAYALANALMVELPTVTDPTARMEAMYQIILMLNRTAVGQYDLALQYARQMKSELPSPKAQCFGSALEVQSLLYGDKVTSGSPEFQHAIDVCLAAGVPEQVVPLRLDLASELIFEGHASRAITLLQRIAPDVRKTRYTAYLASLPVTLAQAYLSRGDAAKAREYALASIAVTGADSPLWTLPAAYKVLYEAEKMSGNDTAALTYYEKYVAQETAALDDAKASALAYQMVRQQVEAKKVKLDALSKQNSILQLRQALTSQAQRTSQLFIVLLLVVLAFITLAMVWLRRSQLRFRNMARHDGLTGAFNREHFFEEARGTLRRLSKTKTSVCLVVLDLDHFKLVNDTYGHAAGDVVLRHAVAACQGELRGSDVFGRLGGEEFGLLMPGCSREQGVEIATRIRLALAAMPMVLDSDSTIHVSASFGLVCSPCSELTLHQLLRQADLALYRAKESGRNRVDVSADASTRAQADEGLATHA from the coding sequence ATGGCGTCCAGCCTGCCTGAGAGCCAGCCTTCGGCTGCCGTGATGCTGGGCCAGGCTGAAGCGGCATGGCCGGGCAAGCCGGCACAATTCCAGGTTCTTGTCGCGAAGCTGCATTTGCACGAGAAGCAGCTGACGGCGCAGCAGCGTTGGCACCTGCAGCTGCTGGACACATGGCCGCCCACGTTCGATGGCAAGTACGCCAGCGTGGAGGCTGCTCTGGTCGACATCATCGACCACTCCGGCGACAAGGCGCTTGCCGTGCGGGCACAGGCCGCCTTGTTGCGCGGCAAATTCTTCAGTCGACACTATGTCGAAGCCTATGCGCTGGCCAATGCCTTGATGGTCGAACTTCCGACAGTCACTGACCCGACCGCGCGCATGGAGGCGATGTATCAAATCATCCTCATGTTGAACCGGACGGCCGTGGGGCAATACGACCTGGCGCTGCAGTATGCGCGTCAGATGAAGTCCGAGCTGCCCTCGCCGAAGGCTCAGTGCTTCGGCAGTGCGCTTGAGGTGCAGTCTTTACTGTATGGCGACAAGGTGACCTCAGGCAGCCCCGAATTTCAACATGCGATTGATGTGTGCCTTGCTGCCGGCGTACCCGAGCAAGTGGTTCCGTTGCGCCTGGATCTGGCCAGCGAGTTGATTTTTGAAGGCCATGCCAGTCGCGCGATTACCTTGCTGCAACGGATTGCTCCCGATGTCCGTAAGACACGCTACACCGCGTATCTTGCGTCCTTGCCCGTCACCCTGGCGCAGGCCTATTTGAGTCGCGGTGATGCCGCCAAGGCACGAGAATACGCACTGGCCAGCATTGCCGTAACAGGCGCGGATAGCCCGCTATGGACCCTGCCGGCCGCTTACAAAGTGTTGTACGAGGCTGAGAAGATGAGCGGTAATGACACCGCCGCACTGACTTATTACGAGAAGTATGTAGCCCAGGAGACGGCGGCGTTGGATGATGCCAAGGCCAGTGCACTGGCCTATCAGATGGTCAGGCAGCAGGTTGAAGCGAAGAAGGTGAAGCTGGATGCGTTGAGCAAGCAGAACAGCATTCTTCAGTTGCGTCAGGCGCTGACCAGTCAGGCGCAGAGAACCAGCCAGCTGTTCATCGTGCTGCTGCTGGTCGTGCTGGCTTTCATCACTTTGGCGATGGTGTGGCTGAGGCGCTCCCAACTGCGCTTCCGGAACATGGCGCGTCATGATGGATTGACCGGGGCGTTCAACCGCGAGCACTTCTTCGAGGAGGCCCGTGGCACGTTGCGACGGCTCAGCAAGACAAAAACCAGTGTCTGCCTGGTCGTGCTGGATCTGGATCACTTCAAGCTGGTCAACGACACCTACGGCCACGCCGCTGGCGACGTGGTCTTGCGACATGCCGTGGCTGCTTGTCAGGGAGAACTGCGCGGCTCGGACGTGTTTGGCCGTCTGGGTGGTGAGGAGTTCGGCCTGCTGATGCCGGGATGCTCACGTGAGCAAGGCGTTGAGATTGCCACGCGCATTCGGCTTGCGTTGGCAGCGATGCCGATGGTGCTGGATTCGGATAGCACTATCCACGTATCGGCGAGCTTCGGGCTGGTCTGCAGTCCCTGTTCCGAACTCACGTTGCATCAATTGTTGAGGCAAGCCGATCTGGCGCTCTATCGCGCCAAGGAATCGGGTCGCAATCGCGTGGATGTGAGTGCCGATGCGTCCACGCGGGCTCAGGCCGACGAGGGTCTTGCTACCCACGCATGA
- the aceB gene encoding malate synthase A, translating into MAVPQEKLELGNVEIHSDRTGYESILTPAALALLARLHDRFEPIRQRLLQARRERQAGYDAGGLPDFRADTTAIRESDWSVATIPAALRDRRVEITGPVERKMIINALNSGSKVFMADFEDSSAPTFANQLDGQINLRDAVNGSIDFTSAEGKSYRVGANPAVLVVRPRGWHLHDKFFSVDGEPVSGALVDFALFVSHNARALHSADRGPYFYLPKLEAMEEAALWDAVMAAAEEELQLPVGTMKATVLIETLPAAFQMHEILHALRRRAVGLNCGRWDYIFSYLKTLRGHRDRLLPERGQVQMTAPFLKAYSELLIQTCHRRGAFAMGGMAAQIPIKGDDAANEAALAKVRTDKLREVQAGHDGTWVAHPALVAVAQQIFDEYMPSANQLSLLRNDVQVSREQLLAAPNGTITRAGFDNNVEVCLRYTAAWLDGLGCVPIHHLMEDAATAEIARAQLWQWLHHGELEFPDHAPIDFALFDHALATHTHRLRDSQHPGAARADAAAKLLSAMTHADVLGDFLTLPAYDQLA; encoded by the coding sequence ATGGCAGTACCGCAGGAAAAACTCGAACTCGGCAACGTCGAGATCCACTCCGACCGCACCGGATACGAGAGCATCCTGACCCCGGCCGCATTGGCCTTGCTGGCGCGTCTGCACGACCGCTTTGAACCGATCCGTCAACGCCTGTTGCAGGCCCGACGTGAGCGCCAGGCGGGTTATGACGCTGGCGGCCTGCCCGACTTCCGTGCCGACACCACGGCGATCCGCGAATCGGACTGGAGCGTCGCCACCATCCCGGCAGCGCTGCGCGATCGACGGGTCGAGATCACCGGCCCGGTCGAACGCAAGATGATCATCAACGCGCTCAATTCCGGCTCGAAAGTGTTCATGGCCGATTTCGAAGATTCCTCGGCGCCCACCTTCGCCAACCAACTCGACGGCCAGATCAATCTGCGCGACGCGGTGAATGGCTCGATCGACTTCACCTCGGCCGAGGGCAAGTCGTACCGCGTCGGCGCGAACCCGGCAGTACTGGTGGTGCGCCCGCGCGGCTGGCACCTGCATGACAAGTTCTTCAGCGTGGATGGCGAGCCGGTGTCCGGCGCGCTGGTCGACTTTGCCTTGTTCGTGAGCCACAACGCCCGTGCGCTGCACAGCGCGGATCGCGGCCCGTACTTCTATCTGCCGAAACTCGAGGCGATGGAAGAAGCGGCGCTGTGGGACGCCGTGATGGCAGCCGCCGAAGAGGAACTGCAGTTGCCGGTCGGCACGATGAAGGCCACCGTGCTGATCGAGACGCTGCCAGCGGCGTTCCAGATGCACGAGATCCTGCATGCGCTGCGTCGCCGCGCGGTTGGCCTGAACTGCGGCCGCTGGGATTACATCTTCTCGTACCTGAAGACCTTGCGCGGCCATCGCGACCGCTTGCTGCCGGAACGTGGTCAGGTGCAGATGACCGCACCGTTCCTGAAGGCGTATTCGGAGCTGCTGATCCAGACCTGTCATCGCCGCGGCGCGTTCGCGATGGGCGGCATGGCCGCGCAGATTCCGATCAAGGGTGACGACGCGGCCAACGAAGCGGCACTGGCCAAGGTGCGCACCGACAAGCTGCGCGAGGTACAAGCCGGCCACGACGGCACCTGGGTGGCACATCCGGCTCTGGTGGCGGTGGCACAGCAGATCTTCGACGAATACATGCCGTCCGCCAATCAACTGTCCCTGCTGCGCAACGATGTGCAAGTGAGTCGGGAACAGTTGCTGGCAGCACCGAACGGCACCATCACGCGTGCCGGTTTCGACAACAACGTCGAGGTGTGCCTGCGTTACACCGCCGCGTGGCTCGACGGCCTGGGCTGCGTGCCGATCCATCACCTGATGGAGGACGCCGCTACCGCCGAGATTGCCCGCGCCCAACTGTGGCAGTGGCTGCATCACGGTGAACTCGAATTTCCCGACCATGCCCCGATCGACTTCGCATTGTTTGACCACGCGCTGGCCACGCATACGCATCGCCTGCGTGACAGCCAGCATCCCGGTGCCGCCCGTGCCGACGCCGCCGCCAAGTTGCTTTCGGCGATGACCCACGCCGATGTCCTCGGCGACTTCCTCACCCTGCCTGCCTACGACCAGCTCGCCTGA
- a CDS encoding 1-acyl-sn-glycerol-3-phosphate acyltransferase: MKGYLPSPEQLPPQMPHLTDNWRRKLCRGVMRLCGWSLVGEFPDVPKAVLIAAPHSSWWDGVWGLLLKVGIGADIHFMGKQELFRGPLGGLLRRLGGMPIDRRAAKGVVEQMTEQLQQHESLWLGLAPEGTRKPVTRWKSGFWRIAHESDVPIVTAWFNYPDKTIGVGPLFHTSDDVEADLARLREIYAPFKGKHRGV, encoded by the coding sequence ATGAAGGGATATTTGCCCAGCCCCGAACAGTTGCCGCCGCAGATGCCGCACTTGACCGACAACTGGCGCCGCAAGCTGTGTCGCGGCGTCATGCGGTTGTGTGGCTGGAGCCTGGTCGGCGAGTTTCCCGACGTGCCCAAGGCTGTGCTGATTGCCGCGCCACACTCATCGTGGTGGGACGGCGTGTGGGGCTTGCTGCTGAAGGTCGGTATCGGTGCCGACATCCACTTCATGGGCAAACAGGAGCTGTTCCGCGGCCCACTCGGCGGGCTGTTGCGCCGACTCGGCGGCATGCCGATTGATCGCCGCGCAGCGAAGGGCGTGGTTGAGCAGATGACCGAGCAGTTGCAACAGCACGAATCGCTATGGCTGGGCCTTGCGCCGGAAGGCACGCGCAAACCGGTGACACGCTGGAAAAGTGGTTTCTGGCGCATCGCGCATGAATCCGACGTACCGATCGTCACCGCCTGGTTCAACTATCCCGACAAGACCATCGGCGTCGGCCCGCTATTCCACACCAGTGATGACGTGGAAGCGGATCTGGCGCGGCTGCGCGAAATCTATGCGCCTTTCAAAGGCAAGCACCGCGGCGTATAG
- the aceA gene encoding isocitrate lyase has product MKTTALQTAEQIKLDWNNNPRWTGVQRNYSAEDVVRLRGTVQVEHSLARRGAERLWKSLHKEDFVNALGALTGNQAMQQVKAGLQAIYLSGWQVAADANVAGEMYPDQSLYPANSVPLVVKRINNTLLRADQLHHAEGNNDIDWLVPIVADAEAGFGGVLNAFELMKAMIEAGAAGVHFEDQLASVKKCGHMGGKVLVPTREAVDKLNAARLAADVAGVPTLLVARTDADAADLLTSDIDDNDKAFITGERTVEGFYRVKPGLDQAISRGLAYAPYADLIWCETSKPNLDDARRFAEAIHAKFPGKMLAYNCSPSFNWKKNLDDATIASFQKELGAMGYKFQFITLAGFHSLNYGMFDLAHGYARRQMSAFVELQEKEFAAADRGFTAVKHQREVGTGYFDAVTQAIQQGQSSTTALTGSTEEEQFKQTAAA; this is encoded by the coding sequence ATGAAGACCACCGCCCTGCAAACTGCTGAACAGATCAAGCTGGACTGGAACAACAACCCGCGCTGGACCGGCGTGCAGCGCAACTACTCCGCCGAGGACGTGGTGCGCTTGCGCGGCACCGTGCAGGTGGAGCATTCGCTGGCCCGCCGCGGCGCCGAGCGGCTGTGGAAGTCGCTGCACAAGGAAGACTTCGTCAACGCGTTGGGCGCACTCACCGGCAACCAGGCGATGCAGCAGGTCAAGGCCGGTTTGCAGGCGATCTACCTCAGCGGCTGGCAGGTCGCCGCCGATGCGAACGTGGCCGGCGAGATGTATCCGGACCAGTCGTTGTACCCGGCCAACTCGGTGCCGCTGGTGGTCAAGCGGATCAACAACACCTTGCTGCGCGCCGACCAGTTGCATCACGCCGAAGGCAACAACGACATCGACTGGCTGGTGCCAATCGTGGCCGACGCCGAGGCCGGTTTCGGCGGCGTGCTGAATGCATTCGAGTTGATGAAGGCGATGATCGAAGCCGGCGCTGCCGGCGTGCATTTTGAAGATCAGCTGGCCTCGGTGAAGAAGTGCGGCCACATGGGCGGCAAGGTGCTGGTGCCGACCCGCGAAGCAGTCGACAAGTTGAACGCCGCGCGCCTCGCCGCCGACGTTGCCGGCGTGCCGACCCTGCTGGTGGCGCGCACCGATGCGGACGCCGCTGACTTGCTCACCTCGGACATCGACGACAACGACAAGGCGTTCATCACCGGCGAGCGCACCGTCGAAGGCTTCTACCGGGTCAAGCCCGGCCTGGATCAGGCGATCAGCCGCGGCCTGGCCTACGCGCCGTACGCCGACCTGATCTGGTGCGAAACCAGCAAACCGAACCTCGACGACGCGCGCCGTTTCGCCGAAGCGATCCACGCGAAATTCCCCGGCAAGATGCTCGCGTACAACTGTTCACCCAGCTTCAACTGGAAGAAGAACCTGGACGACGCCACCATCGCCAGTTTCCAGAAGGAACTGGGCGCGATGGGTTACAAGTTCCAGTTCATCACGCTGGCCGGCTTCCACAGCCTCAACTACGGCATGTTCGACCTGGCACATGGTTATGCACGCCGCCAGATGAGCGCGTTCGTCGAGCTGCAGGAAAAGGAATTCGCCGCCGCGGACCGTGGCTTCACCGCGGTGAAGCATCAGCGCGAAGTGGGCACCGGTTACTTCGATGCGGTGACCCAGGCGATCCAGCAGGGCCAGTCTTCGACCACCGCATTGACGGGTTCGACCGAGGAAGAGCAGTTCAAGCAGACGGCGGCGGCGTAA
- a CDS encoding YifB family Mg chelatase-like AAA ATPase, with protein sequence MSLAVTLSRAQEGIAAPQVMVEVHLSGGLPSTNIVGLPEAAVREARDRVRVAIQNTAFEYPGRRVTVNLAPAELPKDGGRFDLAIALGILAASGQVPRDKLDDCEFLGELALSGALRSVSGVLPALLRARARGRRVVVPRENSAEAALVADVDVRVADSLAEVCGWLRGAQELSMPVGIPSTGGAEDGPDLADVRGQLQARRALEITAVGGHHLLLIGPPGTGKTMLAERLPGILPPLSESEALETCAVLSVAGQATDFARWRRRPFRSPHHTASAVALVGGGSYPRPGEVSLAHNGVLFLDELPEFSRHVLEVLREPMESGHIMISRAARQSTFPAQFQLVAAMNPCPCGYAGSPRCQCTPDQIQRYRSRISGPLLDRIDLCVEVPPVPLADLGAPRGERDEDSATVRTRVLKARRQSLMRAGRPNAEISTRELERDCALGAPERRWFEGALERLGLSARAYHRVLRVARTIADLDGGAALLEREHLAEALQYRRF encoded by the coding sequence ATGAGCCTTGCCGTCACCCTGAGCCGCGCGCAGGAAGGAATCGCCGCGCCGCAAGTCATGGTCGAGGTGCATCTTTCCGGCGGCCTGCCCTCTACCAATATCGTGGGCCTGCCGGAGGCGGCGGTGCGCGAGGCACGTGATCGGGTTCGCGTGGCGATCCAGAACACGGCCTTCGAATATCCCGGGCGGCGCGTCACGGTGAACCTGGCGCCGGCAGAGTTGCCCAAGGACGGCGGTCGTTTCGACCTGGCCATTGCGCTGGGCATTCTCGCCGCCAGCGGTCAGGTGCCGCGCGACAAACTGGACGATTGCGAGTTTCTTGGCGAACTGGCGCTGAGTGGCGCGCTGCGCAGCGTATCTGGTGTATTGCCGGCCTTGCTGCGTGCCCGGGCGCGCGGTCGTCGCGTGGTGGTGCCGCGTGAAAATTCTGCCGAAGCGGCCTTGGTGGCCGATGTCGACGTGCGCGTGGCCGACAGCCTTGCCGAAGTGTGTGGTTGGCTGCGTGGTGCGCAAGAGCTGTCGATGCCGGTTGGCATCCCCAGCACTGGTGGCGCCGAGGACGGCCCTGATCTCGCCGACGTGCGCGGGCAACTGCAGGCGCGCCGCGCGCTGGAAATTACTGCAGTTGGTGGTCATCACTTGTTGCTGATCGGGCCGCCAGGTACGGGCAAGACCATGCTGGCCGAACGTCTGCCGGGTATCCTGCCGCCGCTGAGCGAGTCAGAGGCGCTGGAAACCTGCGCGGTGCTGTCCGTGGCCGGACAAGCTACGGACTTCGCACGCTGGCGCCGACGCCCGTTTCGCTCGCCCCATCACACCGCTTCGGCAGTGGCACTGGTCGGTGGTGGCTCGTATCCACGGCCGGGTGAAGTATCGCTGGCACACAACGGCGTGCTGTTTCTGGACGAGTTGCCGGAGTTCAGCCGGCACGTGCTCGAGGTGCTGCGTGAGCCGATGGAGTCCGGTCACATCATGATTTCGCGGGCGGCACGGCAATCGACGTTTCCCGCCCAGTTTCAGCTTGTCGCGGCGATGAATCCGTGTCCCTGTGGTTATGCCGGCAGCCCGCGTTGCCAGTGCACGCCGGATCAGATCCAGCGCTATCGCTCGCGCATTTCCGGTCCGCTGCTGGATCGCATCGATCTGTGCGTGGAAGTGCCGCCGGTGCCGCTGGCGGATCTGGGCGCGCCACGTGGCGAACGCGATGAGGACTCGGCTACGGTGCGCACGCGCGTGCTGAAGGCGCGTCGCCAATCGCTGATGCGGGCGGGCCGGCCGAACGCGGAAATCAGTACCCGCGAGCTCGAACGCGATTGTGCGCTGGGCGCGCCCGAACGCCGCTGGTTCGAAGGTGCGTTGGAGCGGCTCGGTCTGTCTGCGCGTGCCTACCATCGCGTACTGCGGGTGGCGCGCACGATCGCCGATCTGGACGGTGGCGCGGCCTTGCTGGAGCGCGAGCACCTGGCCGAAGCATTGCAATACCGGCGCTTCTGA
- a CDS encoding LysR family transcriptional regulator: protein MKNLDPALSKPKKSRRSAAKKRGDGARAESSGRFYYKGNRHKQLRAFVSVVKLGTLTRAAEALYLSQPTISLQLQALERELGVSLMERRRRRINLTDAGEALYELARPLVEGWDTLDRDFQAKVKGLQAGRLTIAAGTSTIQYLLPDLVRRYRERFPAVQLQLANVTGKDGMAMLRADDADFAVGSMLDVPNDIAWAPIQHYDPMLIMPPDHPLAEKEQITLEDLSPYGLILPPQRLSTYRLVDLVFQQRQVPYHVAIEVGGWDVIKEYVAMGMGISIVTGICITEADHARLAVRNMKQFFPQRSYGVVMRKGKFLTAEARAFIDLIRPGLLTHREHDDPGHSQR, encoded by the coding sequence ATGAAAAACCTCGATCCAGCGCTGAGCAAGCCGAAAAAATCGCGCCGCAGCGCAGCAAAAAAGCGCGGTGATGGTGCGCGCGCCGAAAGCAGCGGCCGGTTCTATTACAAAGGCAACCGGCACAAGCAGTTACGCGCGTTTGTGAGCGTAGTGAAGCTGGGTACGTTGACCCGTGCGGCGGAGGCTTTGTATCTCTCGCAACCCACTATAAGCCTGCAATTACAGGCACTTGAGCGCGAGCTTGGGGTGAGCCTGATGGAGCGGCGGCGTCGCCGCATCAACCTCACCGATGCAGGCGAAGCGCTGTACGAGCTGGCGCGGCCACTGGTTGAAGGTTGGGACACGCTGGATCGCGACTTCCAGGCGAAAGTGAAGGGTCTGCAGGCCGGCCGCCTGACCATCGCCGCCGGTACCTCCACTATCCAGTACCTGCTACCCGACCTGGTGCGCCGCTATCGCGAGCGCTTCCCCGCGGTGCAACTGCAGTTGGCCAATGTCACCGGCAAGGACGGCATGGCCATGCTGCGCGCGGACGATGCCGACTTCGCCGTGGGTTCGATGCTGGATGTGCCCAACGACATCGCCTGGGCGCCGATACAGCATTACGACCCGATGCTGATCATGCCGCCAGACCATCCGCTGGCAGAAAAGGAACAGATCACGCTGGAGGATTTGTCGCCGTATGGCTTGATCCTGCCGCCGCAACGGCTGTCGACGTACCGGCTGGTTGATCTGGTCTTCCAGCAGCGGCAGGTGCCGTATCACGTGGCGATTGAAGTCGGCGGCTGGGACGTGATCAAGGAATACGTGGCGATGGGCATGGGCATCTCCATCGTCACCGGCATCTGCATCACCGAAGCCGACCACGCGCGACTGGCGGTGCGCAACATGAAGCAGTTCTTTCCGCAGCGCAGCTACGGCGTGGTGATGCGCAAGGGCAAGTTCCTCACCGCCGAAGCGCGCGCCTTCATCGATCTGATTCGCCCAGGCCTGCTGACCCATCGCGAGCATGATGATCCGGGTCATTCACAGCGCTGA
- a CDS encoding sodium:proton antiporter codes for MTIELSLMLAGMLVIGFLAQWLAWRVRLPAIVFLLLAGILLGPVSGVLDPDKLLGNLLFPAVSLAVALILFEGSLTLRFHELPGIGKAVRGLITYGAVATVLLLALAAHLVAGLSWSIALLFGALACVTGPTVIAPMLRTLRPNARIANTLRWEGIVIDPLGALFAVLIYEAIISRQEGHTIGIFVATIGSGVVIGALSAWMMAAFLRRQMIPEYLQNYAVLASVLLAFSVSNAFTHESGLLAVTIMGIALGNLRGVHIDDILDFKESLTTLLVSMLFILLAARLHWPLPNGMLGAGIALFVIAQLLVRPVTVAFATFGSGLNWRERALIGWVAPRGIVAASVSALFALRLDVMGVPGADALVPLVFTLIIGTVVFQSATARPLALWLKVAEPEPRGVLIFGSDVVARAIGKALDEAEFHVVLADDDWDGIRLARMEGRNTFFGNPASPHAELHLDLTGIGRLLAVSTHRERNSLACVHYRQEFGREKVYRLRNLTPQENTDRAALAGNLLAPPLFDETMTHGRFAEMLGQGWRIKSTKLSATFDWPHFIDQYGSNTVLMFGVEEKGTLRVASAKRELEPKAGWTVIALVPPASS; via the coding sequence ATGACTATCGAGCTCAGCCTGATGCTTGCCGGCATGCTGGTGATCGGCTTTCTGGCGCAATGGCTGGCGTGGCGGGTGCGGCTGCCGGCGATCGTGTTCCTGTTGCTGGCCGGCATTCTGCTGGGTCCGGTCAGCGGCGTGCTGGACCCGGACAAGCTGCTCGGCAACCTGCTGTTCCCTGCGGTTTCGCTGGCAGTGGCCTTGATTCTGTTCGAAGGCAGCCTGACCTTGCGCTTTCATGAGCTGCCGGGCATCGGCAAGGCGGTGCGCGGGCTGATCACCTATGGCGCGGTAGCTACGGTGTTGCTGCTGGCGCTGGCAGCGCATCTGGTGGCCGGCCTGAGCTGGTCGATCGCACTATTGTTCGGTGCGCTGGCGTGCGTGACCGGCCCGACGGTGATTGCGCCGATGCTGCGCACATTGCGTCCGAACGCCCGCATCGCCAACACCTTGCGATGGGAAGGCATCGTGATCGATCCGCTGGGCGCACTGTTCGCCGTGCTGATTTATGAGGCGATCATCTCGCGGCAGGAAGGTCATACCATCGGTATTTTCGTGGCCACCATCGGCAGCGGCGTGGTGATCGGCGCGCTGTCGGCCTGGATGATGGCGGCGTTCCTTCGGCGTCAGATGATTCCCGAATATCTGCAGAATTACGCGGTGCTCGCCTCGGTGCTGCTGGCCTTCAGTGTTTCCAATGCATTCACCCACGAGTCGGGCCTGCTGGCGGTGACCATCATGGGTATTGCACTGGGCAACCTGCGTGGTGTGCATATCGACGACATTCTCGACTTCAAGGAAAGCCTGACCACGCTGCTGGTGTCGATGCTGTTCATCCTGCTGGCCGCCCGACTGCATTGGCCGTTGCCGAACGGCATGCTTGGTGCCGGCATTGCCTTGTTCGTGATCGCGCAACTACTGGTACGGCCGGTGACCGTGGCGTTCGCCACGTTCGGTAGCGGGTTGAACTGGCGCGAGCGCGCGTTGATCGGCTGGGTGGCGCCGCGTGGCATCGTGGCGGCATCGGTGTCGGCACTGTTTGCGCTGCGGCTGGACGTGATGGGTGTGCCCGGCGCCGATGCACTGGTGCCACTGGTATTCACCCTGATCATCGGCACCGTGGTGTTCCAGAGTGCGACCGCGCGCCCGTTGGCGTTGTGGCTGAAGGTGGCTGAGCCGGAGCCGCGCGGCGTGCTGATCTTCGGTTCCGATGTGGTGGCTCGCGCGATCGGCAAGGCACTGGACGAGGCCGAGTTTCACGTGGTGCTGGCTGACGATGACTGGGACGGCATCCGGCTCGCCCGGATGGAAGGGCGCAATACATTCTTCGGCAATCCGGCCTCGCCGCATGCCGAGCTTCACCTGGATCTCACCGGCATTGGCCGCCTGTTGGCGGTATCCACCCACCGCGAACGCAATTCGTTGGCATGCGTGCATTACCGGCAGGAGTTCGGGCGTGAGAAGGTCTATCGCCTGCGCAATCTGACCCCGCAGGAAAACACCGACCGTGCCGCCCTCGCCGGCAACCTGCTGGCGCCGCCGCTGTTCGACGAAACGATGACCCATGGTCGTTTTGCCGAAATGCTCGGGCAGGGCTGGCGAATCAAGTCGACCAAGCTCAGCGCTACCTTCGACTGGCCGCACTTCATCGATCAGTACGGCTCCAATACGGTATTGATGTTCGGGGTGGAGGAGAAGGGCACGTTACGGGTCGCCTCGGCCAAGCGCGAACTGGAACCCAAGGCGGGCTGGACGGTGATTGCATTGGTGCCGCCGGCCAGTAGCTAG
- a CDS encoding SAM-dependent methyltransferase, with protein MNTTTASLPEAPVQHGSIACVGLGMTLGSHLSPLARSYIEQADVVFAALSDAIVEMWLERMHPDVRSLQPYYGKGDKSRAVTYREWVDVMMVEVRAGKKVCAAFYGHPGIFAWSPHEVIKVAREEGFQAHMEPGISAEDCLYADLGIDPGRRGCQHYEASQLLFCETRLNPGAYLVLWQVGLVGDRSMKRFATGPEYRQVLVDVLADDYPLDHELIIYRGATLPIEQPRIRRVLLRDLPETPVTAEETVVLPPAAPLLVNHAVRKRLAALDRAAATPT; from the coding sequence ATGAACACCACCACCGCGTCATTGCCGGAAGCCCCTGTACAGCACGGCAGTATCGCCTGCGTCGGTCTGGGCATGACCCTGGGATCGCATCTTTCGCCGCTCGCCCGCAGCTACATCGAACAGGCTGACGTGGTCTTTGCGGCGCTTTCGGATGCCATCGTGGAGATGTGGCTGGAACGCATGCATCCGGACGTGCGTAGCCTGCAGCCTTACTACGGCAAGGGTGATAAATCCCGCGCGGTTACCTATCGCGAATGGGTTGATGTGATGATGGTCGAAGTGCGTGCGGGCAAGAAAGTTTGCGCGGCGTTCTATGGCCATCCGGGCATTTTCGCGTGGTCGCCGCATGAGGTGATCAAGGTGGCCCGCGAGGAAGGTTTTCAGGCGCATATGGAGCCTGGAATTTCCGCCGAGGATTGCCTGTATGCGGACCTCGGCATCGATCCCGGCCGACGCGGCTGCCAGCACTACGAGGCCAGCCAGTTGCTGTTTTGCGAGACCCGCCTCAATCCCGGTGCCTACCTGGTGTTGTGGCAAGTGGGCCTGGTCGGCGATCGTTCGATGAAGCGCTTCGCCACCGGCCCGGAATACCGTCAGGTGCTGGTGGATGTGCTGGCTGACGACTACCCGCTGGATCACGAGTTGATCATCTATCGTGGCGCGACGTTGCCGATCGAACAGCCACGCATTCGTCGGGTGCTGCTGCGTGACCTTCCGGAAACACCCGTGACGGCCGAAGAGACTGTGGTACTGCCGCCCGCCGCGCCGCTGCTGGTCAACCATGCCGTACGGAAGCGCCTGGCCGCTCTGGACCGGGCCGCCGCAACCCCGACATAG